AAGACAGTTGAAGGGTTCGGGGAAGAATGGTCGCATTTTGATCAATCCCAGATGAGCGACGAGGAAACAGCAGCCCATTTTGCCCAGTATTTTAAGAATTTTCCTTGGCATAGTTTACCCAAGGATGCTGCGGGATTTGATATGGGATGCGGCAGTGGTAGGTGGGCTAAGTTGGTAGCCCCCCGAGTTGGCTGGTTGCACTGCATTGATGCAAGCTCTAAGGCACTTGAAGTGTGCCGGCAAATGTTGCGTGAAAACACAAATGTGCAGTGGCACCAGGCAAGCGTTGACCAATTGCCATTTGCCGATAACTCCATGGATTTTGGTTATTCGCTGGGTGTGTTGCACCACATTCCTGACACCCAAGCCGCCCTGCAATCGTGCATCGATAAACTCAAGCCCGGAGCGCCATTCTTAGTT
This genomic interval from Pseudomonadota bacterium contains the following:
- a CDS encoding methyltransferase domain-containing protein, with protein sequence MHTASNVDHKTVEGFGEEWSHFDQSQMSDEETAAHFAQYFKNFPWHSLPKDAAGFDMGCGSGRWAKLVAPRVGWLHCIDASSKALEVCRQMLRENTNVQWHQASVDQLPFADNSMDFGYSLGVLHHIPDTQAALQSCIDKLKPGAPFLVYLYYAFDHKPWWFRVLWRFSDIGRRVICRLPFRLKRCMTDTIATLVYWPLARLAGLVKRLGRPVEHMPLAYYRQHSFYTLRTDALDRFGTRLEQRFTQEQIKQMMRKCGLEKIRFNEEMPYWCAVGYKART